Proteins encoded within one genomic window of Humulus lupulus chromosome 1, drHumLupu1.1, whole genome shotgun sequence:
- the LOC133812853 gene encoding probable 2-oxoglutarate-dependent dioxygenase At3g50210, whose protein sequence is MATDFKSIPIIDISPLLAKCDDPKMAEDPGVSDVVKLLDQACREAGFFYVKGHGMPDSLFNDVKEQTRKFFGLQYEEKVKIKLTPAAGYRGYQRVGENITKGVPDMHEAIDCYRELKPGAYGVLGKAMEGCNQWPLDPPKFKDMMEEYINLCTDLARNIMRGIALALGGSPYEFEGDRAGDAFWVTRIIGYPGKSSENGQEKPIHDIGCGAHTDYGLLTLLNQDDDITALQVRNRSGEWISAPPVPGTFVCNIGDMLKIYSNGLYESTLHRVIISSAKYRVSVAYFYETNFDAAVEPLDVCKDRVIGEAKKFERAVYGEHLVKKVLSNFVY, encoded by the exons ATGGCCACCGATTTCAAGTCCATCCCCATAATTG ATATTAGTCCTCTCTTGGCCAAGTGTGATGATCCAAAAATGGCCGAAGACCCAGGTGTTTCTGATGTTGTCAAACTATTAGATCAAGCTTGTAGAGAAGCTGGCTTTTTCTACGTG AAGGGGCATGGTATGCCAGATTCTCTTTTTAATGATGTAAAAGAACAAACCCGGAAGTTTTTTGGTCTTCAATATGAAGAAAAAGTTAAGATCAAACTGACTCCTGCCGCTGGATACAG AGGATATCAAAGGGTTGGAGAAAACATAACCAAAGGTGTACCAGACATGCATGAAGCTATTGAT TGCTATAGAGAGCTAAAACCAGGGGCTTATGGAGTTCTAGGCAAAGCTATGGAAGGGTGTAACCAATG GCCACTAGACCCCCCAAAATTCAAGGATATGATGGAAGAATACATCAATCTTTGTACAG ACCTCGCAAGAAACATAATGCGTGGAATTGCTTTAGCTTTGGGTGGATCGCCATACGAATTTGAAGGAGACAGAGCTGGAGATGCATTTTGGGTAACTCGCATCATTGGTTACCCTGGAAAATCCTCTGAAAATGGCCAAGAGAAGCCTATACATGACATTGGATG TGGAGCTCACACTGATTATG GTTTGTTAACATTGCTTAATCAAGATGATGATATAACTGCACTTCAG GTGAGAAACCGATCAGGCGAATGGATATCAGCTCCTCCTGTTCCAGGAACATTTGTGTGTAACATTGGTGACATGTTAAAG ATTTACTCAAATGGCTTGTACGAATCAACTTTGCATAGAGTTATCATTAGCTCAGCCAAATATCGGGTTTCAGTAGCATATTTTTATGAG ACGAATTTCGATGCAGCTGTTGAGCCTTTGGATGTATGCAAAGACAGAGTAATTGGTGAGGCTAAGAAATTTGAGAGAGCTGTTTATGGAGAGCATTTGGTTAAGAAGGTTCTCTCAAATTTTGTGTATTAA
- the LOC133812854 gene encoding protein IRX15-LIKE produces MKNTNNSNTKLILLHPYILKQGNSNRLWLLAIISFFTVAFLLTLIYTRDSTTTTAATAAATAAMTTAGLSANSNAGAGSAPLSTNVVNTLLHYASRSNDTFKMSFSELKPIADVIRKCSSPCNLLVFGLTQETLLWKALNHNGRTVFIDENRYYAAYYEQLHPEIDAYDVQYTTKASEIKELIAAARDQIKNECRPVQNLLFSDCRLGLNDLPNHVYEVDWDVIIVDGPRGDWADAPGRIQPIFTAGVLARSKKGGNAKTHVFVHDFRKGLERVCGDEFLCRENLVESSSELLGHYVVEKMDESSFQYCRNGNQSVVSTNSSSLS; encoded by the coding sequence aTGAAGAACACAAATAACAGTAACACAAAGCTCATTCTTCTCCATCCCTACATTCTCAAGCAAGGAAACTCAAACCGTCTATGGCTTCTTGCAATCATATCCTTCTTCACAGTAGCTTTTCTCTTGACCCTAATCTACACCAGAGACTCCACCACCACAACCGCCGCCACcgccgccgcaaccgcagccatGACGACAGCAGGTTTATCGGCGAACTCAAACGCCGGAGCCGGCTCAGCTCCTTTATCGACCAACGTAGTCAACACTCTCTTACACTACGCGTCTCGATCAAACGACACGTTCAAGATGTCGTTTAGCGAGCTGAAACCCATCGCTGACGTCATCAGAAAATGTTCTTCACCGTGTAACCTTCTGGTCTTCGGTCTCACACAAGAAACCCTTCTCTGGAAAGCTCTCAACCACAACGGCCGCACGGTTTTCATCGACGAGAACCGCTACTACGCCGCCTACTACGAGCAGCTCCACCCCGAGATCGACGCTTACGACGTTCAGTACACGACGAAGGCGAGCGAGATCAAGGAGCTCATCGCCGCGGCGAGAGATCAGATCAAGAACGAGTGTCGTCCGGTTCAGAATCTGCTCTTCTCCGACTGTAGACTCGGCCTCAACGACTTGCCCAACCACGTCTACGAAGTCGACTGGGACGTCATCATCGTTGATGGGCCGAGAGGTGATTGGGCCGACGCACCGGGCCGGATCCAGCCCATTTTCACGGCCGGGGTTCTGGCCCGGAGCAAGAAGGGTGGCAACGCTAAAACGCACGTGTTCGTTCATGATTTCAGAAAGGGTTTGGAGAGAGTTTGTGGTGATGAGTTTTTGTGTAGAGAGAATCTTGTTGAGTCGTCTTCGGAGTTGCTTGGTCATTACGTGGTTGAGAAAATGGACGAGAGTAGCTTCCAATATTGTCGTAATGGTAATCAGAGTGTCGTTTCGACGAATTCTTCGTCGTTGTCGTAG